From a single Paraburkholderia sp. D15 genomic region:
- a CDS encoding ABC transporter substrate-binding protein, producing MKKFALCVALAALATSAMAKEWKTVRIGVDASYPPFESVAPSGQVVGFDADLTHALCARMNVRCVWVQQDLDGIIPALKGKKYDAIVSSLTVTDKRREQIDFSDKLFDAPARMIARAGSPLLPTPESLKGKRVGVEQGSTQEAYAKAWWEPKGVTVVPYQNQDQVYADLASGRLDATLQDEIQADAGFLKTPRGKGFAWAGPEVKDPKTIGEGTAIGLRKEDTDLKAMFNKALAQVHQDGTFRKLEKQYFDVDIYPGR from the coding sequence ATGAAGAAGTTCGCACTGTGCGTGGCGCTTGCAGCACTGGCCACCAGCGCGATGGCGAAAGAATGGAAGACCGTTCGCATCGGGGTCGACGCCAGCTATCCGCCGTTCGAATCGGTGGCGCCGAGCGGCCAGGTCGTCGGCTTCGACGCCGATCTGACCCATGCGTTATGCGCGCGGATGAACGTCCGGTGCGTGTGGGTTCAACAGGATCTCGACGGCATCATTCCCGCGTTGAAGGGCAAGAAGTACGACGCGATCGTGTCGTCGCTGACCGTCACCGACAAGCGCCGCGAGCAGATCGACTTCTCTGACAAACTGTTCGACGCGCCGGCCCGCATGATCGCCAGGGCCGGTTCGCCGCTGCTGCCGACGCCGGAATCGTTGAAGGGCAAACGCGTGGGCGTCGAGCAGGGTTCGACCCAGGAAGCCTACGCCAAGGCATGGTGGGAGCCGAAGGGCGTCACCGTGGTGCCCTACCAGAATCAGGATCAGGTCTACGCGGATCTCGCCTCCGGCCGCCTCGACGCGACGCTGCAGGACGAGATCCAGGCCGACGCCGGCTTCCTGAAGACGCCGCGCGGCAAGGGCTTCGCGTGGGCCGGTCCGGAAGTGAAGGACCCGAAAACGATCGGCGAAGGCACCGCGATCGGCCTGCGCAAGGAAGACACCGACCTGAAGGCGATGTTCAACAAGGCGTTGGCGCAGGTGCATCAGGACGGTACGTTCCGGAAGCTGGAGAAGCAGTACTTCGACGTGGACATTTATCCGGGGCGTTGA
- a CDS encoding pirin family protein, giving the protein MIEIRRSEERGHANHGWLDSYHSFSFADYRDPQHVHFGPLRVINEDRIAGGQGFGTHGHRDMEIVTYVLDGALVHRDSMGNGSTIRPGDVQRMSAGTGVMHSEFNASPDEEAHLLQIWVIPQRTGDQPGYEEKRFSDADKRGRLRVIASPDGRDGSVTIHADASIHAALLDGAEQATFALPAGRLAYVHVARGALTVNGEALRAGDAARLSDVGAVTLEKGKDAEVLLFDLGPLNG; this is encoded by the coding sequence ATGATCGAGATTCGCCGTTCCGAAGAACGCGGCCACGCCAATCACGGCTGGCTCGATTCGTATCACAGCTTTTCCTTCGCCGATTACCGCGATCCTCAGCACGTGCATTTCGGCCCGCTGCGGGTCATCAACGAAGACCGCATCGCCGGCGGCCAGGGTTTCGGCACGCATGGTCACCGCGACATGGAGATCGTCACGTACGTGCTCGACGGCGCGCTCGTGCATCGCGACAGCATGGGCAACGGCTCGACCATCCGCCCCGGCGACGTGCAGCGCATGAGCGCCGGCACCGGCGTGATGCACAGCGAGTTCAACGCGTCGCCGGACGAAGAGGCGCATCTGTTGCAGATCTGGGTGATCCCGCAACGCACTGGCGACCAGCCCGGCTATGAAGAAAAGCGTTTCAGCGATGCGGACAAGCGCGGCCGTCTGCGCGTGATCGCATCGCCCGACGGCCGCGACGGCTCGGTGACGATCCATGCGGACGCCTCGATCCATGCCGCGTTGCTCGACGGCGCGGAGCAGGCCACGTTCGCGTTGCCGGCAGGACGTCTCGCGTACGTGCACGTGGCGCGCGGCGCGTTGACGGTGAACGGCGAGGCACTGCGCGCGGGCGATGCGGCCAGGCTCAGCGATGTCGGCGCAGTGACGCTGGAGAAGGGGAAAGACGCGGAGGTGCTGTTGTTCGACCTCGGGCCGTTGAA